The region AGGGACAGCATCAGGTCCTGCGCGGGCAATTGAACGGCCCTCATATAAGCTTCAATGGCTTCCGGCCCGAAGAACAGATACAGCAGACCCGCCAGCGCCAGATACGGCCCGAATGGGATGTAGTGGCCCGGTAGCACCTCCTCCTCGTCTTTCTTGTTCCCGGTGCCCGCTGCGTCAACTGCCGCCGCTTCCGATGGCGGAGCGCCGGAACGCAACTTGCTCGCGGCAATCAGCGAAAGGCCCACCGCGCTGCCCAGGATGCATGCCAGCATCAGCGTGCCGAGCACCCCTTTCCAGCCTAGAAACGCGCCGATCATCGCCAACAGTTTCACGTCGCCAAAGCCCATGCCGGGCTTCTTTAGAATCAGGATCGTGACCCGGTCCAACAGATAGAGAATGGCCCCGCCCAGCGCGGCGCCGATCAGCGCATCCCACAGCGAGACCACGCGCAGCTGGCTGCCCTCCGGAAACGCCATCCCCGCCAGGGACAAGGCCAGCCCCGCGAATATGCCCGGAATCGTCACCTCGTCCGGGATGACCCATTCGCGCAGGTCGACGAACGTCACGATGATCAGGCCCGCGCACAGCGCCATGTAGACCGGCGTGGCAAGGCTCAGCCCGAACCGTGCGTATACCGCGAGAAACAGCGCGCCCGTCACCCCTTCCACAATCGGGTATTGCCAGCTGATGGGTGCGCCGCACTGGCGGCATTTCGCGCCTAGCAGCAGCCAGCTCACAATTGGGATGTTGTCATACCACGCAATGCCGTTCTGGCATTTCGGACACCGCGACCGCGGCCGTATCACCGACTCGCCCGACGGCCAGCGGCAGATACAGACATTGCAGAAGCTGCCGACCATCGCGCCCAGCACGAAGGACACGGCGACGAAGAACGTATGTAGTTGCGGGGGGATATCCATCCGGAATTCCTGCCGGGGTCAATCGCGGGGGAGTATAGGGCCGCAAGGGGACGGAGCGCAAATGGGCTCAATGAGGCGTAATGAGGAGCGGTCCAGCGGTTATCCGTGTTCTTGGCAAGGCTCTTTCCAGTTCCTGCATGCCGCGCATCAGGTTCCGCTCCCGGAAATCCATGCCGCACTTGGTTGGCTCCACGACAACCGCTTTCAGACGGCAACCGCCGGCCCCGATGAGCATCCAAGGACAGTGTCTTGCACTTCCGGCACAGATCTTCTATAAGTTTCTCCAAGGAGGGGCAGAAGATGCTCAAGAATCTTTGTATTCTGACTTGTGCAGCCTGCGTGGCTCTATGCGCGAGTGCATACGCCGAGATTTTTACTTCCGGCGAGCTGCGCATGACCCTCGAAACCTTGCCCCAAGGCGCGCGCGTCTCCGGGCTTCACGACACGGTCACGGGAACGGAGATGCTGTCGAACCGGCAACTGCCGTTGTTCGCCGTCACCTTGAAGAATGTCGCCAAGGAATCGGTCACCGTGGACGCGGACGCGGGTTGGTCGGATGTCACGCTCACGGCCGGGAATGGCGAACTCGTTCTTTTATGGAAAGGCGCCACGGAGGAACGGCTTGGCGGTCTATCCGTGCGCGTCAGCGCGCGGGCGGTCGCCGCGGAGCATGCCTTTGACTGGAGTATGGAAATAGCGCCTGGAAGCGGCTGGACCGTCTGGGACGTGGTGTTTCCGCAGATTGCCATCGGCGCGTTGGGCGAGCGCACGGCTGTACTGTTTCCACGCGGGCCGGGCGAGGTCCAGGTCGATCCCTGGACGCGTGGTTTCTCGTTCAGCGGCCGTTACCCCAGCGGCTGGACGAGCATGCAGTTCTTCGCCGCGTATGCCGATGCCGCGAGCCCGGGTTGCGGCCTCTACTTCGCTCACCACGACCCGATGGGCTCCGTCAAAGAACTGCTCCTCGACTCCGACGCCGATTCACGGAGCGTCCGATTCGCATTCGAACATCACGCGCCACGCGGCGGTGCGGGCGTCTCGCCCGCGTATCGCCTGCCCGGAACCGCGGTCTGGCGCCTGTTCCGCGGCGACTGGTTCGACGCCGCGATGGTCTATCGAGCGTGGGCGAAGGCGGAGGCGCGCTGGTGGCCGCAACTGGGCGCGGACGGGCGGCCCGACACCGCGCCGTGGATGCGCGAATTGTCCGCGTGGGCGCAGACGGGCGGCGCGCCCGCGGAAGTCGTGGACCAGGTCAAAGACTTCGCGCAGTGGCTCGGCGTGCCTGTCGGTTTCCACTGGTACAACTGGCACCAGATTCCCTTCGATAACGACTACCCGCATTACTTCCCGACGAAGGATGGGTTCTCCGACGCGGTGCGCGACCTTCAAGAACACAACGTCTTCGTGATGCCGTACATCAACGGCCGTCTCTGGGACACGCACGATAGGGGCAATGAAGACGCCGAATTCACGAGTGTCGCGAAGCCCGCCGTGACGAAGGGCGAAGACGGCGAGCCCTACATCGAGAAATACGGCAGCAAAGAGGAAAACGGCGAGCCCGTACAACTCGGCGTGATGTGTCCCTGGACCCCGCTCTGGCAGAACACAGTCAAGGACATCGTGCTGCGCCTGCAAGACGAAATGGGCGTCAAAGGCGTCTACATCGACCAGGTCGCCGCAGCGGCCCCCGCGCTTTGCATGGACGCGTCGCACGGGCACCCGCTCGGCGGCGGCGCGTGGTGGAACGAGGGTTACTGGCAGATGCTTGCATCTCTCCGCCGCGACATGCAGGCCGATCGCATGCTGACCACCGAATGCAACGGCGAGCCGTTTATTCTCTGTTTCGACGGCTACCTGACGTGGCATTGGCAACACGACGGGCAAGTCCCCGTGTTCTCGGCGGTGTACGGCGGCGCGATCCAGATGTTCGGCCGCGCGTACGGCGGCGGCGACACCGCCGACCTCGCCATGCGCATGAAAGCAGGCCAGCAACTGGTCTTTGGCGAGCAGATCGGCTGGCTCGCGCCCTCGACCCTGCGCGCGCTGCCCAGCGCCGGTTTCTTCCGCGACGCCGTGCGCATGCGCCATGCACTGCGCCGCTACTTCCACGCGGGCGAAATGGCGCGCCCGCCGCGCTTGCTTGGCGACGTGTCCAGCGTCAAAGCAGACTGGAAGTGGTCCGGTGAATGGTGGGTTACCACCTCTGCCGTGCTTGTCGGCGCGTGGCGCCTGCCACGGGGGGAACGCACGGCGTTAATCTTCGCCAACGTCTCCGATGCCCCCGTCACCTTCGAATTCCAAATCAATCCCGAAGACTATGGCTTGACTCGACCCAACGTCATCGTGGAACCGGTCCGCCGCGAAGGGGCGGCTGTACTTGAACCCATATCGATTGCGACGCGGCAAACCCTCGCGCTCGCGGGTGCTTCCATCGCCGCGTGGGAGCTGTATTATTGAGCGGAGATTCTCTTGACCAAGGGTAATTCAGATAGTAAGCATGAACGTCAAGACATCTGCAGCGCTTTCTGGCGGGTTTCTTGCCATATCCAACATGCCGTGTTGACTGACTGCGTGGCCGCACTTTCTCCACGGAAACTGCGCTAGCGTGCCCGCTCGTTTGTGCGTGCTCTCGGTTTGCCGTCAGGCGCGACAGCGTAGCTTGTTTCGTCGCTCTGCTTGGGGCCGGACCGGTATACGAGGACGATGCTGCAATGACGAATACACGGTTATTGCCTCGTGTAGTCATGGCCGGATTGGCCGCGCTTGCGGTCGCTGCCAGCGTTTCCGGCGCGGACCCGCGCAACGTAGCCACGGGCTCGTTGATCTACGAACACGGTTACTGCGACCAGCCCTATGTTGTCGTGCTGGACGGCGGCGCCTGGCTGTGCGTGTTCACGACGAGCGGCGGCAAGGAAGGCTCGCAATCGCAATACATCGCCGCAACGCGCAGCACGGACCTTGGCAAGACATGGTCTGAACCTGTGCCCATCGAACCGCCGGGTGGGCCGGAAGCATCCTGGGCAATGCCGCTGCTGACGGGGTTCGGGCGCGTGTATGTGTTCTATTCATACAATGGCGACATGGTGCGCGCGCTGCCGGACGGGAAACCCGCGCGCGCGGATATGCTAGGCTGGTATTGCGCGAAGTATTCGGACGACGGCGGCGCGACGTGGTCCGGGCGGATCCGGCTGCCGATGCGGACGACGGCCTGCGATTTGACCAACGACTGGGCCGGGCAGGTGCAGGTTTTCTGGGGGATTGGCAAACCTGTCGTTCAGGGCGAGGCGGCAATCTTCGCTTTCACCAAGATCGGCAAATACATGCTTGACCATGGCGAGGGCTGGTTCTTCCGTTCCGACAACGTGCTGCGCGAGCGCGATGCGTCGAAGGTTGTCTGGGAGTTGCTGCCCGAGGGCGAAAACGGCGTGCGCGCGCCCGAGTTTGGCTCCATCCAGGAGGAACACAACATCGCGCCTATGGCGGACGGCGGCCTGTATTGCGTCTACCGCACCACGCTTGGGCATCCCGCGGAATCGTACAGCCGCGACGGGGGCCGGACGTGGAGCACGCCGGAATGCGTGCGCTACACGGACGGGCGGCCCATCAAACACCCGCGCGCATGCCCCCGGCTGTGGCGCACGGAAAACGGGAAATACCTGCTCTGGCACCACAACCACGGCGGCACGGGTTTCGAGGATCGCAATCCGGCGTGGGTCAGCGGTGGCACGGAAAAGGACGGGCGCATCCTCTGGTCGCAGCCGGAAATCCTGCTTTACGGCGATGACCTCTCCAATGCGGCGGGGCGGTTCAGTTATCCCGACCTCATCGAGCAAGATGGCCGCTGCTGGGTCACAACCACGCAAAAGACGCGTGCCAGCGTGCACGAAGTGGACCCCCGGCTGCTGGAAGGACTCTGGGGACAAGATACACGCGCGGAGGTAGCCAGAGAAGGGCTTGCGCTGGAGTTGGTGGCGCCGTTACCGCGGGAAGCACCGCGCGTTGTGCTCCCGAGCCTCGCCGAAGGCGGGTTCGCGGTCGAGTTTTCGGTTGCGTTCGAAGCGCTGGATGCAGGACAGGTCGTGCTCGATACACGGAACGAGAATGGGCGCGGTCTCGTCGTGAGCACGGATGAATTCAGCGCGGTGCAGCTTCTTCTGTCGGACGCGAACATGACAGCCGCATGGACCTGCGACCCGGGGCTCATGCAGGCCGGAAAACAGCATCACGTGATTGTCGTCGTGGACGGAGGGCCGAACATCATCTCGTTCGTCGTAGACGGTGTCTTGTGTGATGGCGGCGCGCGGCGCCAATTCGGCTGGTGGCGTTTCCCGCCGGATTTGCGTGACGCTAATGGGGGAGAGATGTGGCGCGTTGCGCCTCGGTTGCGGGGGCGGATGGGCTTGCTCAGGGTGTATACCCGCCATCTGCGCACCTCGGAGGCTATCTCGAATTACCGGGCTTGGCTCTCGGGGCACTCGTGAGCGCCTGCGAGCAACAGCGCGCCTGCGAGCACGACGGATTCCGCCAGCGCGCACGGAACAATCTCATAGCGGCCCCGGAATGGCCCGAAGACTCGCTTTGCGGTGTGCGCTCGTACTGGATTGAGCAGGACATCGCCCATCAGCGAAACGCCGCCGCCCATGGCGATGCGCTCGGGATGGAACAGCGTGATTACGTTGGACAAGGCGATGCCTACCGCGCCCGCGACCCGGTCCAGTTCCGCCAGTGCGTCCGGGTCGCCCAGCCGTGCGGCTTCCGCGAGCATGGCGCAGGTGATGGTTGAGGCGTCGTTGTTGCACAGGCGCATCAGTGGCCCGGCCGGCCTGTAGTCGCGGCGCGCGCGCAGCCGTTTCTCAATGCTCCACCCGCTGCACAGGTGTTCGAGCTTGTCCGCGGCGCCCGGCGTCGCGTTCGTCCAGTCGGGGACATACGTGTGCCCGATCTCATTCGCGCCGCGTCCCTGGCCATCGTGCAGGCGCCCGTCGACAATCAAGGCGCCGCCAATGCCGCTGCCGATGTTCATGTAGCAGAACTGGCGCGTGCCCCGGCCCGCGCCGGCACAATACTCCGCCCAGCCGGCCGCATTGGCATCATTGGCGACGATAGTGCGAAGACCGAACCGTTCCTCGAACCACGGGCGCAGCGCGAAGCCTTCCCATCCAGCGACCTGATGCGATACCAGGACCGTTCCCGTTGCGCTTTCGACCGGTCCGCCGAATCCGACGCCAATAGCCTTGGGACGGGCCCCGGTTGCGTCAAGGAGCGATTTCGTTTCGCGCTCGATCCATTCCAGGATGCGCGGGGCGCCGTGTTGCGGGTCGACGGAACCGCGTCTCGTCTCGACGATGCCGCCGTCCGGCCTGCCCAGGCAGACCTGCAACTTCGTGCCGCCGATTTCCACGGCGATTAGGGATGGTTCTTGCATGGGGGACATTGTTGACGTTCAGGAAGCTGGCATGCAAGCGGCGGCAAGCATCGCGCAACCTTCACGCCTGGATCGCACGCACGAAATCGTCCACGTCGAACACGAACCCGAACGCCAGGGCCACGCGCCACAATGCGACCTCCTTGCAGAGCTGAAACCGCGCCGTCTCCTTGTTCTCCACGGCGACCGTCGCCTGCCGCAGCGCGGAGCACATGACTCCGTAGCGCTGCATGTCGGCCATGCCGCCGGGCGACAGCAGGAGGCACCAGTTGATTGCGAAACCGCAGTAGACGAGGTGGTTGATGCCCCGTTCCTTGCACAAAGCGAACAATTGCGCGCCGTTTTCCGCGACCCCCTCGTCCTCTTTCGGACACGCCTCTTCGGGAAATCCCAAGCGCGCAAAACCGCGGTCCACGTCCGCCGCGTTATGCGCGCCCACGAAGACATGTTCGCTCCGGAACCGCGCCAGCTTGTCGCGGATCGGGTCGGAGGCGACAGAGGGACACTCGGGCGCGGGCGGTCCCGCGAGCGCCAACGCGTGCCTGTAACCAGGCAGTCCCTTATAGTAGTCGCCGCCGCCCACGACATGGAACAAGGGCAGGTCCGAGGCGCGCACCGCCGCCAGCAGGCCGGGGAAGATTTCCTTCATGATGGCGTTTGCCCTCGGGATATAGGGCACGCAGCGCCACCAGCCGGGGAATTCCTCGAACGAGCCCGCGTCCCAGGCGTGCATCACAACGACCGCGGTGTGTTCGCGCGAGAAATCGAGCTCCGTCTTTTTCCAGCCGCCGAATGTCTCTTCGGGCGTCTCCAATGCGAAATCCGCGTCGAAATGCTGGTAGTACCAGGCGGGTATTGCCAGAGGCGGCTTGTCAGCATCCGCGTCGGTGGTTGCGCCGGCGAGCGCGCGGACGCGGGGCGCGACGGCCGAAGCGGCGAACGCCGCCCCGGTGCGGCACATCATCGCACGGCGGCTTATGGTGGATTCCGAAGGTTTGTTCATGGTCCTGTGCTCCAGGGTTGGCCATGACCGGCCGCCGAACGGCGTGTCATTCGTCCGGGTTGTCCTCGTCGGCGGGACCCGCGTGGCGGAAGTTCAAATAGAGGCTCAAGACGACGTAGTAGAGGATGTATCCGAATGAGAGATAAAGCAACATGCTGAAGGAACGGCTGCGCGATGTCTCTTCGTAATGGAGGACGATCCAGCCAACGATGAAAATCCACACCCCCGACAACAGCCAGGTCAGGGGGCGGAGCGTGCGGGTCCTGCTTGGATACAGGTATTTGACAGGCACGAACACGCTCAACGCGAGCAGTAGCACCAGCGTGAAATTCAGCCAATCCGGCCATTCAAGCATGAACAGGTAGAACACCACGACGTTCCAGTAGGAGGGGAACCCGCGGAAGAAATGGTCGGCGGTCTTCGCGTCGGCCTGGCAGAATTGATACGCCGACGCCAGCGTGATCGCCGCGCCCGCAAAGATCGCGAAACGCCCCGGCACCACGGGCGCTTCGTAGAGGAAATACGCCGGCACAATCACGTAAGTGAAGTAGTCGACAATGTTGTCGAGCAACGCGCCGTCGAACCGGGGCAGAACCAGTTTCACCTTTACCGCGCGCGCGAGTGTTCCGTCGAGCGAATCCACGAGAATGGTTGCGCCCATCCAGAGCAGCGCCGCGCGCCATTCGTGGGCCGTAGTGGCGACGAGCGCCATCAGCCCTGCCACGGCGCCCAGCGCCGTGAACAGATGAACGCCCCATGCGGCGCACTTGCGCAGGGGGGAATAAGACACCTCGATGCTGATACCCGTACTCCTTCGCGGTTCTGACGATTGCGGCCGGTGCGTGATCATAGAGGCAGACCCGCATGGCTATCAAGGAGACGGTTTTCCCCCTGATTTTCCCGTGATGGCTCAATGCGGGGAAGCAAAATAAAGTTATCTATTACAGTGATGCAGAAGGTTGTCAGCGGGCGTGGAGGTCATGAGAAGCCGCGGAGCCGGGAACGGGCCGGATTGGCGATTGCGCAACGGATTGAGTAAGATCGCATGAGGGTTGAGCGGATTGGCTTGACTCAGGTCAACTTGGGCTGGGCGTTGCGCGCGGCACGGCATCTTGGGGCCCCGGAACGAACATTGGAGCAAGGGAAAAGACATGGGCTTTGTCTGCTGTTTGAGGCAGGCGCCAGCCGGGCAACGGTTTGGGCCCAGGCTGGGTCCCGCCCGGTTCTGGCGTGGCGGTCTCGTTCTCATGTTGCCAGTGCTCTGCATAGGCAACGCGCAGCCGGAGACCGCGCCGCTGATGCGCGGCACGTTGTGGTGGGTGGCGGACAGGCAGGAGTGCCCCTGGACGGAAGCGGATCTCCGCGCCGCGGTGGAGGCCCAGCGCGCCGTCGGGTTCCATCTGCTGTGGCTCTTGAATACGCCTGCGCTGCTGCAGGCCGCCGAAATGGCGGAGCGAACGGCGGCGCCGCGTGACGTGCTCGCATGGCTCTACCAGATTGCGGGCGATTCGGGCATGAAAGTAATTGTGGACCTGCCCCAGGGCGGCTGGTATGGCCGGACGAGCGCGGACGAGATGGTCGCGGGGATTCGCGCGCACGTACGGCGGTTTCACGCGCGCTACGGAGGCTACCCTTCGTTTCATGGCTGGTATCTGAATCACGAGATCAACCCGATTGACTCCAAGAATACGGAAGAGACGGCGTTCTGGAGGCGCGTCTGGCAGCAAGTGGTGCAGGAGTGTCACGCCAGGGCACCGGGCTCTATCGTCACCATTTCGCCCTTCTTCCTGCTCGATGCGTCGCGGCGGCGCGGGTTCGTCTACCAGACGCCCGACGAATACGCCGCGTGGTGGCGCCAGACGCTCCAGGAGACCGGCATTGACGTGCTGATGCTCCAGGATTCCGGCGAACATCTGGCCTTCTTCACGCTGGAACAGCGCGAGCCGTTCTGGGCCGCCGCCGCACGCGCATGCAAGGAGGCCGGAGCGGCGTTCTGGTTGAATATCGAGAGCGGCGAGGCGAATGTAAAGGATTGGGAGGAGTTTCTGCGGCAGGAGCAGGCCGGAACCGTGCCCTGGCGGTTCACGCCCATGCCCTG is a window of Candidatus Hydrogenedentota bacterium DNA encoding:
- a CDS encoding prepilin peptidase, whose product is MDIPPQLHTFFVAVSFVLGAMVGSFCNVCICRWPSGESVIRPRSRCPKCQNGIAWYDNIPIVSWLLLGAKCRQCGAPISWQYPIVEGVTGALFLAVYARFGLSLATPVYMALCAGLIIVTFVDLREWVIPDEVTIPGIFAGLALSLAGMAFPEGSQLRVVSLWDALIGAALGGAILYLLDRVTILILKKPGMGFGDVKLLAMIGAFLGWKGVLGTLMLACILGSAVGLSLIAASKLRSGAPPSEAAAVDAAGTGNKKDEEEVLPGHYIPFGPYLALAGLLYLFFGPEAIEAYMRAVQLPAQDLMLSL
- a CDS encoding exo-alpha-sialidase, translated to MTNTRLLPRVVMAGLAALAVAASVSGADPRNVATGSLIYEHGYCDQPYVVVLDGGAWLCVFTTSGGKEGSQSQYIAATRSTDLGKTWSEPVPIEPPGGPEASWAMPLLTGFGRVYVFYSYNGDMVRALPDGKPARADMLGWYCAKYSDDGGATWSGRIRLPMRTTACDLTNDWAGQVQVFWGIGKPVVQGEAAIFAFTKIGKYMLDHGEGWFFRSDNVLRERDASKVVWELLPEGENGVRAPEFGSIQEEHNIAPMADGGLYCVYRTTLGHPAESYSRDGGRTWSTPECVRYTDGRPIKHPRACPRLWRTENGKYLLWHHNHGGTGFEDRNPAWVSGGTEKDGRILWSQPEILLYGDDLSNAAGRFSYPDLIEQDGRCWVTTTQKTRASVHEVDPRLLEGLWGQDTRAEVAREGLALELVAPLPREAPRVVLPSLAEGGFAVEFSVAFEALDAGQVVLDTRNENGRGLVVSTDEFSAVQLLLSDANMTAAWTCDPGLMQAGKQHHVIVVVDGGPNIISFVVDGVLCDGGARRQFGWWRFPPDLRDANGGEMWRVAPRLRGRMGLLRVYTRHLRTSEAISNYRAWLSGHS
- a CDS encoding ROK family protein; the protein is MQEPSLIAVEIGGTKLQVCLGRPDGGIVETRRGSVDPQHGAPRILEWIERETKSLLDATGARPKAIGVGFGGPVESATGTVLVSHQVAGWEGFALRPWFEERFGLRTIVANDANAAGWAEYCAGAGRGTRQFCYMNIGSGIGGALIVDGRLHDGQGRGANEIGHTYVPDWTNATPGAADKLEHLCSGWSIEKRLRARRDYRPAGPLMRLCNNDASTITCAMLAEAARLGDPDALAELDRVAGAVGIALSNVITLFHPERIAMGGGVSLMGDVLLNPVRAHTAKRVFGPFRGRYEIVPCALAESVVLAGALLLAGAHECPESQAR
- a CDS encoding phosphatidylcholine synthase produces the protein MITHRPQSSEPRRSTGISIEVSYSPLRKCAAWGVHLFTALGAVAGLMALVATTAHEWRAALLWMGATILVDSLDGTLARAVKVKLVLPRFDGALLDNIVDYFTYVIVPAYFLYEAPVVPGRFAIFAGAAITLASAYQFCQADAKTADHFFRGFPSYWNVVVFYLFMLEWPDWLNFTLVLLLALSVFVPVKYLYPSRTRTLRPLTWLLSGVWIFIVGWIVLHYEETSRSRSFSMLLYLSFGYILYYVVLSLYLNFRHAGPADEDNPDE
- a CDS encoding DUF4434 domain-containing protein; protein product: MLPVLCIGNAQPETAPLMRGTLWWVADRQECPWTEADLRAAVEAQRAVGFHLLWLLNTPALLQAAEMAERTAAPRDVLAWLYQIAGDSGMKVIVDLPQGGWYGRTSADEMVAGIRAHVRRFHARYGGYPSFHGWYLNHEINPIDSKNTEETAFWRRVWQQVVQECHARAPGSIVTISPFFLLDASRRRGFVYQTPDEYAAWWRQTLQETGIDVLMLQDSGEHLAFFTLEQREPFWAAAARACKEAGAAFWLNIESGEANVKDWEEFLRQEQAGTVPWRFTPMPWLAEKLRLAAKYADNLVNWGYFPYMNPLPRCGKSQEADQDAAAAYAAYKAYVEGATKR